AGTCCCTTTGGTAAGTGACGGAGGCATCATTGGCATCATGACAATCCAGGCAGCCAATGGCGTTATCTCCTACAACCTCGGCAAATGATCTGCTGTACCACTCATCGCCGTACTTGTCCTGCAGGACAACAACATCTGTACTTTTACATGACAAGCATGTTGCGGGCCTTGTTTCCAGATCCGGAAGTCTACCGGTTTCCAGAGTATCTGTTAAAGAATATACATGACCGCGCGAACGATAGTAACTTACACTAAAGGGAAAACCGGCATAAGTTGACTTCAGGAAAGGATACATCTCCAGATAGTCCATTTTTTCTCCGTCTTCTCCGGAACCACCATAAGTTGTTCTAACCATTTCGGCTGTTTCCAGATATGTTGCATACTGATTAGGGAAATAGTCCTGCCAAGCTTCAGATACTGCAGCCTCTTCCAATGAATCAAAGCCTGTAAACTCTCTGGGTTCAGTACCTTCATCTGCAGGCTGACACCCACTTGCAAAAACCACAACAAGGCTCAAAGCCAACACTAAGAGAAGAATCTTTTTCATTTTAAACCTCCCTCAAAATAATTACCGAACTGTCCTTGATAAAAAAGCTACAAACTAAGGTGAAAAAAATTGCCATAAACAGTTCGGATTTGTCAAACTTTAATCATATTTTAAAACAGAATAATTTCTATCCAATAAACAAGTTATTAATAACTTATAAACAAAGAAATAATTTTCACAAGAAAACACGGAGAGATGTTATAGTCCGGGCAATATTACGTGCACACACCTGCACAAACCGACAAATTATTTACAAGTTGGACTGTATAATGTTATTAATGAAATTACTACGGGGGATTTTGTCATAATGAGCATCTCTAAGCCGGAGCAAATACTCTTCGAGGAACACTATAGTAAGGTTTTTAAATCTGTATATCTGTATTGCAAAGATTTTCACATTGCAGAGGATGCCACACAGGAAGCTTTCCTTAAAGCCTTCGATAATATCAACCAACTTAGAGATGTTAAATCTTTTCCCGGTTGGGTCTACGTAATCGCCTTAAATGTAGTCAAAAAAGAATTTAACAGAAACAAAAAAATAACTGAATTGAATTTCGAAGATTACCAAAACATATTCAGCAATCAAGATGAATTTAAGAACATTGAGCTAAAAGAAGATCTTAAATTGCTCCTGAAACATATTAGCCCGGAAGAGAGAAAAATGCTAAACTTATATTATGGGTTTGGTCTTTCACTTAAAGAAATAGCCGTCCTGACAGATACCAATATTTCAACCTTAAAGGTGAAAATGCATCGCACCCGTCAAAAGCTTAAGAAAAAGGCTATAAACGACGTTGTGTTAACGGGGGAAGAAAAATGAACAAAGAAGAGAGTTTTGACAAAGAAATAAAAGATGCATACAACAGTATTTTAAATGATATTCCGGACCCGGATGTTAACCAGGCCTTTGAGATGCTCAAACAAAAGAATGCTTTACGCAATAAAAGAAGGAACAAAAATAAATTTCTGTTAACCGCAGCTTCCATATTAATAGCAGTTATATTCATTGCTTTTACCGGCCCCGCACAGGCAGTCAGACAATTAATATTCACTTCCTACATTCTCCACAATGAAGACTTTAGCTTAGTACAGCAAAGTGAGTCGGTAGAAGACCATGAAATAATTGTCCATATTCCGGATGAAGACTTCCACAGTGACATTTCAGCTATTCAGTATATCAATAATCCCAGACTATTTGTTCCCGGCCCTGAGCTGGAAGATATTTTCGTTTCTGCAGAAGTTACCAGCTTTGAAGGTGAAGTCTTAACTCTGTACATTACGTTTTATTTTGACGATGAAATAATTAGGCTAAATCAACATTATTATCGCGGCGAATGGTCCAGCAGCTTTGGTTTTGACCCTTCTACCACAACGGTGGAAGAAAAAGAAATTAACGGGATCGATGTTATGATTTTTACTTTTAGGGATTCGTCTACTACAATGATGTGGAATCATTCCAATGTAAACTATCAACTAGACAGCAATCTAGAGTATGAAAAGCTGGAGGAATTTGCCCACTATCTGCAACTTTTTTAACCAGAAGGATACGCCAAGACAGCGTCGAAGTTAATAATCCCGGAGGTGCGATATGGGTAACGATAATCAAGTATTTGAGCTTATGACAAAGATGTATGCGGAGATGCAGAAAGGTTTTAAAGATGTCAATGATAGGATTCAGGCAACCAATGTTGAAGTTCAATCAATTAAAGGGGAAATTCAAAACGTCAAAAACACAGTAATTAAAATTGAAGCAGACCATGGACTTAAATTTGGAGCTTTATTTGACGGACATACGCAAGTTTCTCAAAAGCTCGATCGCATAGAAGCGGAAGTATCAAAACACGACGAATTCATTCTAAAAAAAATAAAATAGTCTAAACAACTTACAAACGGACCACCGATTATCGGTGGTCCGTACTGCTATGCCTGAATAACTCTTCTGCTAATATTGTTCTCTGATCTTTATTTTTTCTGCCGGCAAATGTTCCCTCAGCAGAGAAATGACATCAGAATCATTTTATCAATTTCACTACTGAGTATTACTATGGTTTACTTTGTTCAGTAAATGTTCAGATGCTAAATTTAAAATATAGATATGAATAAGAGATCTACAATTGTTGGGGAGTGATGGTAATGGATGAAGTTTTAATTCACACAAAAGGATTAACAAAGCGCTACGGAGCGTCTACAGTGGTTGACAGCTTGAACCTGGAAGTAAAAGCTGGAGAAATCTATGGCTTCTTAGGACCAAATGGTGCCGGTAAAACAACTACCATTAGGATGTTAACCGGCCTGTTAGATGCCAGTGAAGGTGAAGCGTACATCTGTGGTTTTCATAATGACAGAGAAGCTGCTCAAGCCAAAGCAATGATGGCTTATGTGCCGGATCAGCCTAAATTATATGGTAAGCTGACGGCAAAGGAATTCTTGCATATGGTAGCAGCACTTTACCGTATATCCAAAGATATTTACCTGGAGCGGGCTGAGGAGTTAATGGCCATGTTTGGACTAAGGGAACGTGCTGATGAATTGCTGGAGGGGTACTCTCACGGCATGAGGCAGAAAGTGGTGCTGGCGGCTGCACTTATTCATCAGCCCCGTGTAATCTTATTAGATGAACCGACAGTTGGCCTGGACCCGGCCAGTGCCCGTTTACTCAAAGATGTACTGCAGGAACTGGCGCGGCAGGGAGCGGCGGTTTTTGTCTCCACTCATATTCTAGAGATTGCCGAACGGATGTGCCATCGTGTAGGTATTCTTAAGGAAGGTAAACTTATCGCCCAGGGCACTCCTGAAGAGCTGCGCAAGAAGGTTAAGCATTCCGAAGGCAGTTTGGAAGATATTTTCCTTGAGCTTACCGGCGGCCATGAAACTGCAGAATTAATTAAATGCCTGGAGGAGGAAAACTCCCTATGAAAATAGCACTCCCTTCTCCGTTAACCGAACCCCCTCTTCCCCAATCCTTTGGGCACGACTTTAAAATGATGCTTATCTACCAGCTCCTTGTAACAAAGAACAAGTTAAAACATTGGCCGGTTGGTGCCTGGCTGGGAATGATAGTAGTCACCATAGGCCTAACTGCAATCTTAATCTTTTTGGGAAACACTGCTTACGGCGCTCTGGCGGCCATGTCACCGGAAATTGGTGAAGGATTTTTATCTCTAATATTTATGGTGGGTATAGCCGGACAGATATTTTTTGGTATTACCGCAGCATTTGTAACTTTATATATGTCCGAAGATCTGGAGCTTTTATTTATGTCTCCCGTTCCCTTACGCGTTGTTTTTGCTGTGAAGTCCCTGCTAATCGCAGGCAGTAACTTTATAGCTGCCTTACTGTTTTGTTTTATTCCCGGTACATTTTACGGGTTATTATTTCAGGCCGGTCCCGTCTACTACCTTTTCGTATTATTGGTAGGCTGCGGTCTTTGGGCTATGGGAACTTCTTTGGCAATTCTTTTAAACATGGTGGTTATGCGTATTATACCACCACACCGTAGTCGGGAAGCCATCGGTTTTCTTGGAGCCATAGCAGCCATCTTAGTTGCTATTACTTTTCAGTTGCCAAGCATAATGATGCATCGTGGGCAACAGCTTAATCTGACCAATTGGCTGGAAAGTCAGGAGCAAATGCTTCGCATCATGGATTTCCTGCCATGGGGATGGGGAGCGCAAGCTTTAGCAGCAGGTATCACCGGCAACCTATTAACAGGGTTTTCCTGGAGTATTCTGTTACTTCTAACAGGCGGAGTTATTTTTTCATTCTCTTTTGTCTCACTGGAGCGCGGATTCCGTCGGGGCTGGATTGCTGTTAGCCAGGGAGAAGGCGGGCGGCGTCGACAGAAAAACAGCTCTCATCATAGTACAGGGGATATTAGCGTTTCCGCAATGCAATTAACAGCCGCACAGCCCACTGCAACTGCAGCCCATCTTTGGGACAGTTTATGGGCTGTTGCCAAGAAAGATTTACTGTATATGCGCAGAGATACGCGGGAATGGTTTGGTTATATGGTGCCCCTAATTCTAATGGCATTTCTTGTAGCACAGTTCCTCTTCTTACAGGCAGAAGCTACGCAGATATCCATGATTATAGTACTGGTCATGTATAGTATCATGTTTAGCGGCAATATGGCACTGCAATCTTTTGGCCGGGAAGGCGAATCCGACTGGTTCCTAAACAGCGTACCCATGGCCGGATGGCCGGTTGTTTGGGGGAAACTTTTAGGATCTGTAATTCCCACCTTAATACTAATGCAAACGCTGTTGGTGGGGACCGCCCTGGCTATTGGTGTCTCTTTTTCCCTCACCGTAATGCTGGCAGTTGGTACCATTCTTTTAACTCTTGGTTCCAGTGCCATCGGCCTCTTCTATTCAATCAATAACAGTCGCTATAATCCCGACAGTCCACAGCACCGCATTTCTCCCGGAGCTTCCATTATAATGTATCTGGTTAATTTATTGTTCATGCTCATCCTGGGTATAGGCATGGTTTATCTCATTCCCCCGGAAGAACTTATAACCGTCCTGCATACATTACCCCCGGTACCTGCTGAAGGTGGTTTTCTAAATAATCTGGCCCGCTTTTTCTTCTTTATCAGCCGACCACTGCTATGGGAACCATATTTACGTGTATCCATGGGCATAGCTGTTGCACTAGGCTCCTGGGCCTTGGTATTCTTTGGTTTTATGGCTGCAACGGTACGCCAAAGCCGTAAAGGATTCCGGGTAGAAATCATTACCGGCAGCAAAAAGAAAAAATAATGGCACTTAGAGTCTAAATCAAGGTAGCAAAGAAGTGCCATTTCTTCAACTTAACACAGAGGCGTGAAATCGCGGCTGATTTCACACCCCTGTGTTTCGATGTTATTTTACGTTTTAAGCCGTATTCCAAAGTGTTAGTAAAGAGAATTGGAAGTCTTCTCGGCTGGCATGATAAAATAGGATTTGTAAGTTTGTAAACAGGCAGGAGGTTTTTAAGTGCAGGGTATTATTGAAGTAAAGAATCTGACCAAAAGATATGGTGATCAGGCAGTGGTTGATGATATCAGCTTTACTGTTGAGTCACAGGAGATTTTTGGTTTTCTGGGTCCTAATGGTGCGGGGAAAACCACCTCCCTGGAGATGATTGAGGGATTGCGAAAACCCGATGGTGGAGAAATCTTTATAAAGGGACAGACGGTTTGGCCTAATCCCAATAAAGTAAAGAATCTTATTGGTGTGCAGCTGCAGTCAACTTCCTTTTACGAGGAATTAACTGTAAAAGAAACCCTGGCGCTATTTGCCTCCCTTTATGGCAAAAAGCTTTCTGCCGGGGAACTAGAAGACCTACTGGCCATCGTTGGCCTAACGGAAAAAGAAAACGCCCATACCCGCTCCCTCTCTGGTGGACAGCAACAGCGGTTAGCCATCGTCACCACACTTGTAAATGAGCCGGATGTGATCTTTCTTGATGAACCCTCCACAGGACTGGATCCTCAATCAAGAAGGAATATCTGGGACGTGGTTAAAGAACTGCAAAGAAGAGGCAAAACCGTTATCTTAACCACTCATTACATGGAAGAAGCAGAGTACTTATGTGACCGCGTTGCTATCATCGATCAGGGGAAAATCATTGCTTTGGATACTCCCCAAAAATTAATTGACGGTTTAGGCTCGGAGGCTAAAGTATCATTTACCAGTGAAGCTCCAATTAAAAGGGAGCTCCTCTCCCAAGTGGAAGCAGCAACGGTTAAAGAGCTCTCCGGCAATAATGGCAAGCAGCTGATTTATAGCAGTGACCCAGCGCAAACAATTACCAGCTTACTGGCTTTAGCAAAACAGGATAACGTGGAGATAAAAGGCTTACACGTTAGCAGTGCTACGCTGGAGGATGTCTTTTTAGAATTAACAGGAAAGGAGCTGCGGGACTAATGAGCTTTCGTATGCTAACTATAGCTAACTTAAAAATGCATTTACGGAACCGTTCATCCCTTTTCTGGCATTTTGCCTTTCCGTTAATCTTTATGGTTCTTTTTGGACTTATTTTTAGTGGCGGGATGACATCTCAGATCAGAGTCGGTCTGGTAGATACCAGTTCAGATTTTGATGAAGTGTTCAATACTGCTTTTGCTGAAATAGATAACGCAACATTGGTAGAAGGTGAGAAGGATGAGCTAATTGACGACCTTAAAAATGGCGGCTTAGATGCTGTTATCGTGCTTGATGAGAGTACTGCCGCAAATAGTTTAATAGATGTAGAAATATTTTACGACCAGACGCAAAGTTTAACCGGCAGCATGGCCCGGAGCTTCATTATTTCTCTCTTAGACCAGATTAGAATGCAAGCTTTTGCTGTGCCGGAACTGTTTGACGTGACAGAAACAAGTGTGGCCCGTGAGACTTTAAGTTACATGAGCTTTTTGATGCCGGGAGTTATCGGCATGTCT
This region of Dethiobacter alkaliphilus AHT 1 genomic DNA includes:
- a CDS encoding ABC transporter ATP-binding protein; translated protein: MDEVLIHTKGLTKRYGASTVVDSLNLEVKAGEIYGFLGPNGAGKTTTIRMLTGLLDASEGEAYICGFHNDREAAQAKAMMAYVPDQPKLYGKLTAKEFLHMVAALYRISKDIYLERAEELMAMFGLRERADELLEGYSHGMRQKVVLAAALIHQPRVILLDEPTVGLDPASARLLKDVLQELARQGAAVFVSTHILEIAERMCHRVGILKEGKLIAQGTPEELRKKVKHSEGSLEDIFLELTGGHETAELIKCLEEENSL
- a CDS encoding putative ABC transporter permease subunit is translated as MKIALPSPLTEPPLPQSFGHDFKMMLIYQLLVTKNKLKHWPVGAWLGMIVVTIGLTAILIFLGNTAYGALAAMSPEIGEGFLSLIFMVGIAGQIFFGITAAFVTLYMSEDLELLFMSPVPLRVVFAVKSLLIAGSNFIAALLFCFIPGTFYGLLFQAGPVYYLFVLLVGCGLWAMGTSLAILLNMVVMRIIPPHRSREAIGFLGAIAAILVAITFQLPSIMMHRGQQLNLTNWLESQEQMLRIMDFLPWGWGAQALAAGITGNLLTGFSWSILLLLTGGVIFSFSFVSLERGFRRGWIAVSQGEGGRRRQKNSSHHSTGDISVSAMQLTAAQPTATAAHLWDSLWAVAKKDLLYMRRDTREWFGYMVPLILMAFLVAQFLFLQAEATQISMIIVLVMYSIMFSGNMALQSFGREGESDWFLNSVPMAGWPVVWGKLLGSVIPTLILMQTLLVGTALAIGVSFSLTVMLAVGTILLTLGSSAIGLFYSINNSRYNPDSPQHRISPGASIIMYLVNLLFMLILGIGMVYLIPPEELITVLHTLPPVPAEGGFLNNLARFFFFISRPLLWEPYLRVSMGIAVALGSWALVFFGFMAATVRQSRKGFRVEIITGSKKKK
- a CDS encoding RNA polymerase sigma factor, encoding MSISKPEQILFEEHYSKVFKSVYLYCKDFHIAEDATQEAFLKAFDNINQLRDVKSFPGWVYVIALNVVKKEFNRNKKITELNFEDYQNIFSNQDEFKNIELKEDLKLLLKHISPEERKMLNLYYGFGLSLKEIAVLTDTNISTLKVKMHRTRQKLKKKAINDVVLTGEEK
- a CDS encoding DUF4367 domain-containing protein, encoding MNKEESFDKEIKDAYNSILNDIPDPDVNQAFEMLKQKNALRNKRRNKNKFLLTAASILIAVIFIAFTGPAQAVRQLIFTSYILHNEDFSLVQQSESVEDHEIIVHIPDEDFHSDISAIQYINNPRLFVPGPELEDIFVSAEVTSFEGEVLTLYITFYFDDEIIRLNQHYYRGEWSSSFGFDPSTTTVEEKEINGIDVMIFTFRDSSTTMMWNHSNVNYQLDSNLEYEKLEEFAHYLQLF
- a CDS encoding ABC transporter ATP-binding protein; the protein is MQGIIEVKNLTKRYGDQAVVDDISFTVESQEIFGFLGPNGAGKTTSLEMIEGLRKPDGGEIFIKGQTVWPNPNKVKNLIGVQLQSTSFYEELTVKETLALFASLYGKKLSAGELEDLLAIVGLTEKENAHTRSLSGGQQQRLAIVTTLVNEPDVIFLDEPSTGLDPQSRRNIWDVVKELQRRGKTVILTTHYMEEAEYLCDRVAIIDQGKIIALDTPQKLIDGLGSEAKVSFTSEAPIKRELLSQVEAATVKELSGNNGKQLIYSSDPAQTITSLLALAKQDNVEIKGLHVSSATLEDVFLELTGKELRD